A region of the Dyadobacter sp. CECT 9275 genome:
TGATATTGAAAAAGCATTGTCGCTTTTTCCCGACAACAATTTTGTAACAGGAAGGTCCAAATGGTCCAAAGCAGCCGCCAATACACTTAAGGCTGACGTTTTCCTGTGGACCGGCAAAAGGCTTAACGGCGGCCAGGCCGATTTCACCACAGCTCTTAACGCCATTGCCGAAGTAGAAAAAGCAGACGTTTCCCTGCTTCCTAACTTTGCTGACCTATTTGAATACGCCAACAAAGGAAACAAAGAAACGATTATGACCATACGTTATCAGGACCTGGACGGCGCAGCCAATAACCAGTTCTGGCTGCACTGGATCATCGACAGCGCCATCCCATCAAACATTGATGCCGCTACCAAAGCACTCATCCAACCCGTGGGAGGCGGCCAGGGGCTGCTGGTACTCACCCCGCTGGTCAGAACCCAGTTCACGGACGATGATACCAGGAAAAAAGGTTCATTTTATGAAATCTATACCTATGATGCGCAGGGAAAACCAACCTTCTATACCACGCTGTCCATGAAAGGCCGCGGTTTGCTCACCGGTGGTACCCGATTATTTCTCAGTGACATTGTCCTTTATCGCTATGCGGACGTACTGTTACTGAAAGCCGAAGCCAAAAATGCATTGGGCCAGGATCCAAGTGCGGAGATGAACAAAGTGAGGGAAAGAGCCTATAAGACAAATTTCGCCAGTCACATGTTCGTGTCGGGCACCAAAGAAGCCAATGACGATGCCATCCTTAAAGAAAGACTTTTCGAACTGGTTTACGAAGGAAAAAGATGGTGGGACCTGGTGCGGTTTGGAAAAGTATTTGACCTGGTCCCGAACTTAAAAAGCAAAAAAGGCCAGGATTACCTGCTGCTCTTCCCGATTGCCAATACGGTACTAAGCCTTGAACCGAAGGTCAAGCAGAATCCGGGGTATAAGTGAGTAGTGGCGGTGGGAGGTGGGCAGTAAAAGTAAACAGTAGTCAGTAGGCAGTAGGCGGTAGGTGGTAAAAAGTGATGGTCAAATGGGTCAAAAAGTTAATAGTCATACACGTCGGAGATTTTTAAAGAGTACTGTTGCCAGTGTAGGCGCAGCGCAGGCTCTTCCCGGAATATTCGGAGACAATTCTGGTTTGCTGCGGGACAGCGTATCTGAAAAGAAAGAACCGCTCTCAAAAAAGCATAAAAACCTGTTCAATGGTGACACCTGTGTTTTCTTTTACAACCCTGAAAAATGGCAACCCGGGGATTATACCTTTAAGCGCGTCATTAATCCCAGAACCGGAAAGCTCAATACCAAAGAAACGCTGCAGGGTGGTCCTTTTGCTGCCAAGGCCATCCACCGTTTTGTAGACGAACTGGCCGACAACGATATTGATACCTTTGTTATCAACGCCAACGCATCGCGGGCCTGGTACCCCAGCAAGACCATCCCGAGTATTCTGGACGGGTACAAACGTGGTGACCGTGATTTTTTCAGAGGCCACGCTATCTGCCAGGGAATTACGGAACCGGAAGCCGTTGAAGATTTTCTGGATACCTTCTCAGCTTTCATGGACCGCTACCAGGATTTGCTGGATGCCGGGGTAGACTGGCTTGCCGAAACATCAAAGGCTTGCCGCAGGCGCAAGATATCACCCTGGGTAAGTATCCGGATGAATGACCTTCACGGGAGCAACAACTTTGAGGGTAGTTTCTTCAACCTGCCTCTTTTGAAACAAAAGGAAATGCGGTTGCAGAATAGCTCCTATGGCCCGCACAACCCGTCGTATCGGGAAGGGCTTAATTATGAAAAGGCCGAAGTACGGGATATCATGTTCAGGCAGATCAGGGAGGTGGTGGAAGATTACGACTTTGAAGGCCTGGAACTAGACTGGTGGAGGCAGCCGCTTTGCTGTGAACCCAATGCTTCTGAGCAAACGATTGAAATGATGCGCAACTGGATCAGGGAAATCAGGAAGCTCACACAGGCAAGGGCCAGAAAAACCGGCCGCCCCTACCCTTTGGGTATTCGGATCCCTGGCAGGCTGGATATTCTCAGAAGTATCGGTCTGGACGTAGTAACACTTTGCCAGGAAGGTACCCTGGATTTTATCTGTCCTTCGGGATTCTGGTGCACAACCTGGGACATGCCGCACGACCAGCTGCGAAAGTTGCTGGGCGACAAGGTAACTATTTACGGGGTGATCGAAGACGGAGCCAATGCCCTTGCCACAGTGGACCCGGAGCGGAATACTACCCAAAAACTAAGATACATTTCGGCAAGCAAAGAAATACTGCATGCCAACGCAGCTGGTAAACTTGCACTGGGCGCGCAGGGAATAGAGTGGTTCAACTTCTATTGCACAGATCAGGCCCGGATTCCCGGCGTCATCACCGAATATGCCTCTCTGCGTAATATTTATAACCTGGACTATCTCCGCGGGCGTCCCAAACATTATTCTTTCGCAATAGGTGGCCGATCATTTAATCTGATTCCCTTTGAACTGCCACCGCAATTACCAGTGGTTCTGGAGCCTGTATCCCAGCATCCCTTTAAGATACCCATGTGTGCGGAGCCGGCCAATGCCAACCTGGAACTCGTCATTCAGATCGTGCTGAAATCCGACGATCCGGTGACACATCTTCCGGTTTCTTTCAATGGTTGCTGGCCTAATCTGGTAAAGGAAAAAACGGCAAAGCTGCTCTTCCCGCTGGGATTCTACAC
Encoded here:
- a CDS encoding RagB/SusD family nutrient uptake outer membrane protein encodes the protein MKKFRIISFVLLVCLCGSSCDVLDVSPTSVITTNSFWKTQNDAEGALNGMYVNLRNISGAIYTVGEQRSEVFEGGVYGSGRNDLFLNELSGDQPNHPDWSAFYAVVNSANLIIKYAEPITFKTEAAKNNLLAQAYAMRAYTYFVMTKTWGDLIIRTEPTESSSAEITIKERSPQAEVFALIKSDIEKALSLFPDNNFVTGRSKWSKAAANTLKADVFLWTGKRLNGGQADFTTALNAIAEVEKADVSLLPNFADLFEYANKGNKETIMTIRYQDLDGAANNQFWLHWIIDSAIPSNIDAATKALIQPVGGGQGLLVLTPLVRTQFTDDDTRKKGSFYEIYTYDAQGKPTFYTTLSMKGRGLLTGGTRLFLSDIVLYRYADVLLLKAEAKNALGQDPSAEMNKVRERAYKTNFASHMFVSGTKEANDDAILKERLFELVYEGKRWWDLVRFGKVFDLVPNLKSKKGQDYLLLFPIANTVLSLEPKVKQNPGYK